A stretch of the Rhinoderma darwinii isolate aRhiDar2 chromosome 3, aRhiDar2.hap1, whole genome shotgun sequence genome encodes the following:
- the LOC142748651 gene encoding estradiol 17 beta-dehydrogenase 5-like isoform X1 encodes MALTKHSRITLNDGHKIPVVGLGTYAPQEFPKSLAEEAVKVALEVGYQHIDSAFIYGNEVEVGRAINAKIADGTVKREEVFYTTKLWSTFQTPELVRPALEKSLKDLKMDYVDLFLIHNPLEFKPGDNPNPTDESGKVIYHNTDIRDTWKAMEDCIETGLVKSIGVSNFNHKQLELILNMPGLRYKPVCNQVECHLYLDQSKLLEFCKSHDIVLVAYGVLGSTRDVNWIDQTAPILLEDPVLNAIAKKRGRSPAQVAMRHMLQRGIVVLAKSFKPERIKQNLEVFEFELSEEEIKILNGLNQKRRFVDISQWKDHPKFPFHEEY; translated from the exons ATGGCGCTGACAAAACATTCACGAATTACACTGAATGACGGGCACAAGATACCGGTGGTTGGACTGGGCACCTATGCCCCCCAGGAG TTCCCCAAGTCCCTGGCGGAAGAGGCCGTGAAAGTTGCTCTTGAGGTTGGGTATCAACACATTGACTCTGCATTTATATACGGCAATGAGGTTGAGGTTGGCCGAGCTATCAATGCGAAGATCGCGGATGGGACGGTCAAGAGGGAAGAAGTGTTCTACACCACCAAG CTCTGGAGCACCTTTCAGACCCCAGAGTTGGTCCGTCCTGCTCTTGAGAAGTCCTTGAAGGATCTAAAGATGGATTATGTTGATCTCTTTCTCATTCACAATCCCCTAGAGTTTAAG CCTGGTGACAATCCAAATCCAACAGATGAAAGCGGAAAAGTGATTTATCACAATACTGATATTCGAGACACCTGGAAG gctaTGGAGGATTGTATAGAAACTGGACTGGTCAAATCTATCGGCGTCTCTAACTTCAAccacaaacagttggagcttatCCTGAACATGCCAGGACTGAGATACAAACCTGTGTGCAACCAG GTGGAGTGTCACCTCTACTTGGATCAGTCTAAGCTCCTGGAGTTCTGCAAGTCACACGACATAGTCCTGGTGGCATATGGTGTACTGGGCTCCACTCGTGACGTGAACTG GATTGACCAGACTGCTCCGATCCTACTGGAAGACCCTGTGCTCAATGCAATTGCGAAAAAGCGTGGCCGATCCCCCGCCCAAGTGGCAATGAGACACATGCTACAGAGGGGGATAGTGGTTCTTGCTAAGAGTTTTAAGCCGGAGAGGATCAAGCAGAATCTTGAG GTTTTTGAATTTGAGCTGAGTGAGGAAGAAATTAAAATTCTTAATGGACTGAACCAAAAGAGACGCTTTGTAGATATCTCGCA ATGGAAAGATCACCCAAAATTTCCGTTCCATGAAGAATATTAA
- the LOC142748651 gene encoding estradiol 17 beta-dehydrogenase 5-like isoform X3 encodes MALTKHSRITLNDGHKIPVVGLGTYAPQEFPKSLAEEAVKVALEVGYQHIDSAFIYGNEVEVGRAINAKIADGTVKREEVFYTTKPGDNPNPTDESGKVIYHNTDIRDTWKAMEDCIETGLVKSIGVSNFNHKQLELILNMPGLRYKPVCNQVECHLYLDQSKLLEFCKSHDIVLVAYGVLGSTRDVNWIDQTAPILLEDPVLNAIAKKRGRSPAQVAMRHMLQRGIVVLAKSFKPERIKQNLEVFEFELSEEEIKILNGLNQKRRFVDISQWKDHPKFPFHEEY; translated from the exons ATGGCGCTGACAAAACATTCACGAATTACACTGAATGACGGGCACAAGATACCGGTGGTTGGACTGGGCACCTATGCCCCCCAGGAG TTCCCCAAGTCCCTGGCGGAAGAGGCCGTGAAAGTTGCTCTTGAGGTTGGGTATCAACACATTGACTCTGCATTTATATACGGCAATGAGGTTGAGGTTGGCCGAGCTATCAATGCGAAGATCGCGGATGGGACGGTCAAGAGGGAAGAAGTGTTCTACACCACCAAG CCTGGTGACAATCCAAATCCAACAGATGAAAGCGGAAAAGTGATTTATCACAATACTGATATTCGAGACACCTGGAAG gctaTGGAGGATTGTATAGAAACTGGACTGGTCAAATCTATCGGCGTCTCTAACTTCAAccacaaacagttggagcttatCCTGAACATGCCAGGACTGAGATACAAACCTGTGTGCAACCAG GTGGAGTGTCACCTCTACTTGGATCAGTCTAAGCTCCTGGAGTTCTGCAAGTCACACGACATAGTCCTGGTGGCATATGGTGTACTGGGCTCCACTCGTGACGTGAACTG GATTGACCAGACTGCTCCGATCCTACTGGAAGACCCTGTGCTCAATGCAATTGCGAAAAAGCGTGGCCGATCCCCCGCCCAAGTGGCAATGAGACACATGCTACAGAGGGGGATAGTGGTTCTTGCTAAGAGTTTTAAGCCGGAGAGGATCAAGCAGAATCTTGAG GTTTTTGAATTTGAGCTGAGTGAGGAAGAAATTAAAATTCTTAATGGACTGAACCAAAAGAGACGCTTTGTAGATATCTCGCA ATGGAAAGATCACCCAAAATTTCCGTTCCATGAAGAATATTAA